The sequence below is a genomic window from Marmota flaviventris isolate mMarFla1 chromosome 9, mMarFla1.hap1, whole genome shotgun sequence.
AATAATGTGACTTGGTAAGAGTGCATGTGAATGGCAGAGATCTCTAAAACAAGATCTCATGATTCCTAATGTATCTGTGAGAATACAGAAAAGAATAACAGACACTTTCTGTTATAGGTAAATGACAGTgctaattaaatgtaaaaataaacatgttaacTAACTTAACTTGTACTATAAAAAGACACTTAGAACTTTTAACAGCAAAGAATTATTTACTAGCATTTAAGGTGGGCTTCTTTTACTATTAAACTTTGTCTCCAGATAGTAACTCAAAATACTGGTAATCGTCAATATTCTAAATGTTCATCCCTTCCTTCATTAGTCCCAACCTGATGAGCCTAGCCCAGGACATCTGTGCATAGTGAAACTTTGTTGTCCCAGAAGCCTAAGAGGGAAATGGCACTTCCACTTCCACATTTCTATCCAACTCAAGAGTCATTAGGTGCTCTTCAGAATCAGAATCTTTACTAGATTCTGGGGATGCAGAAGTGAATTAGATTACAtatagggagagagagataaataaGTATAAAGTATTACAGATGctgtgaaaaaaattatgtatattacaGTTAAGATAGAAAGGCAGGAAAATAGTTAATTCCATTGATTAGGGGTTAAGGATATTTTGTTAATTGAGTTTAAATCTGGTTCTGTAAGTTATGGCTAGCAATAGAAACTgttatatgttatttaaaaatgttaaggaTTCCAAGGACTATAATGTAATCTATAGGCAGTGCTTTTCCATTGCAGCAAACTACAATTGAACCCATAAATCATTTCTATGCAATTAATCCTAGCCCAGGAATTTACTGGCTAGCCATTACCAGACATTTAAATTACTCCCTTAGAAATTATATCTAAGTTAGTGGTTacaattttgttaaaatacaagggtatatttttgtcttttcagtgCAGAAAACAGGAATTTTTTCTTACCTCTAACTGTATATCGAGACCCTCCACAGGGGTAGTCAAGGTACTGAGGTTAGGGAGAACTTGCTCACAGAAATAAGTCACAAATCTTGTGGAATGAACATTTTTCTGtataaaaaaatccaaagaatatcgagttgtcaaaaaaaaaagaaagaaatactttctCAAATATTACAGTAGAATGTGCTTCAAAAGTGTTAACTAAGCACCATGGCATCAAATACTGCAACTAAAAGTAAGATATAATGCATGCCCCAGGGCACCCCAGAAATAACATCAGCAGACTTGTACACTTCATTGCAGGCACCTGGAACACTGCGACATCTACAACCCTCTGAACTCTTCCATCAAAGAAGCAAATCAATTTGAAGTCAAATTCAGGAGGGTTAGTGTTGCATTTTCAGACTACATAATTCTCAAAAGGACAGATCCTTAAACCTGGGTGTTTCAAACTAAGATATACATAACCCAGAAAACTGATGGCCAGGGAAAACACAAAGCTAGAGACAGAATGCAAAATCTGCATGACTTAAAAGCAAGGCTTTAATGAAATTTcttcctgcattttttttctcacaaaccCCACtctagactctctattcaccccAGTGTGTTATGAATACTTTTATGGAAAAGTCTGAGAAGAGTATTTCAAGTGAATATCGATAGATAATAGAGTAATCAAAATATGAGTTATATAAAACAAAGAGCTCACAGAGAAGAGGGGTACTGCTTGCCGCGTGCACTGTAAGAGCCTGTCCACACAGTCAGGATCTGAGGGGTTGAAGGTCTGTTCTAGGTCGGCCTGTTCAGCCACAAGCTCTACTAGTTGCTGTCTTCCACTCACTGTCTGTAAGCTTTTTAACCCAGATAGTATTTTCATGAACAGAACAAATTCTTCACCAGTCACATCTTCCAAGACCTGGAAAAAGACAATTCagaataacaatatttttatcaCTGGAATGGGCAGGAAAGATCAAAACTTCATGAAAGAATGGCAAATTTATTTCAGTTACTAAAGTCAGTTTGATATTATTGCttctaaaatattgatgaaaagacAACTTTTGGCTTCAGAGTAAACCATGCACTCTCCAAGGGGACAAAAATTCATTCTTAGGAAATTTTACTTGGTTACCTACAAAGCACAAGATACACATCCAGAATGTAAACAGATATACAAAATGCCTGTGGCATTAAAAAGAGTGGctaagaaaaaatacatacaaaaaggCTCTCTTCTCATATCATTGGGTCTAACCCTTTGTATTTACCGACCAAAGGAGTTTGCAATCATGACATACTCTTGCATCATGACTTATTAGATGGGAATAGGTAAAATATTCAAGGTATTCCCAGGAAAGTCATGCCTTGTTCAAGGAAGAAATTTTAACAGCAAGAAAGTGGTGCTATTATAGAGAAACTTTTGAAACTTCTTGAACATATTAGGAAATGTAAATTGTTCCCAAACTTTGGCACTTTAAAATGAGTGAAAAGTTAATTCTGACAAACCTTGCCAATTTTAGCATCTGTAACTACACTAGATTTTTAGCATCATTTTAACGTAGCACTAAGTTTGGGAACACATACTACATTTACCCTCTTGTTCAAGAAGTTTACAAGTTTCCTAATAATAGCACATTTCTAAATTACTTCCTTGAACAAGATGACTCCGGAATACCTGAAGGGGAGAAAGAGGTAGGAATCAGGGAGTTTCCTAAAGGAGGTGATCTAAACAGAGTCCTAAAAGACACATAAGTTTTGAGGACAATACCAGAAAGGATTTAAATATGATTACATCCCTTTAAATTAATTCACTACTTTATCATTATGAGTGGCCAAATGCTAAATACCATATAAAAGAAACTTGGGAGTTCTGTGGTGGTTCTAATGGGATGTATCATTTTTCTCAGGCTACATACAGCACTGGCAAATACTGCCAATTTGGTAATTGTTATATTGCTTTAGAGAATTTCTATTAAATGATGACAGCAGCTTACCTTTTTGGATTCAGTTAGGATAAGCTCCTCTACTTCCTTTGTTAGGACTTCATCTGGTAAAGTCTTGAGTTTGGTAGATAGGAATTTAATAGCTCGTTCTCTAACAATGTCCTCTCCTTGAAGTATTTGGCTAAATAAGCCACCTAAAGTTCCTGTAAAAGAAAATAGTTATCTGCAGCAAGTCAATGTATACTGTAAAGAAGTTATAAATGTAACTCAATGTATAGCATTTCTTTTCAAACAAGATAAATATCATGGATATCATCAATACTGGCTAAAAGTTGGTTTAAAATGTCTATAGACCCAATACAGAAGTAATCACACATTTTGTTCTTGGCTAGAATCAGCTTGAGCATGACTTTCCCtttttatcattaataataaATCCCAGATATTTCAGAAGAATTTCTATAAAGTGCAAAATAAGTTTTTTTCCAACAGAATTCTGAAGGAGAAGTATGATTTGTTTttgcaactttctttttttttagtattcaattttagttgtagttggacacaatacctttatttaattttttatttttatgtggtgctgaggattgaacccagggccctgcatgtgcaaggcaagcactctaccactgagccacaaccccagcccctgtaactATTTCTATTGTAATTTTCTAGTCACAAACATCTTGACTTAAAGTATTTTTTGCTTTCGTTTTGCTTTTTTAAGAATACCTACagtttttatgaaataaatctCTGGGTGAATTCCAAACTTTGTCCTTAACCAAACTTATTTCTTAAACTATCAAACACAATTCAGAATAAGAACTGGCCTTACCTTTTGCATCCATCTTAAATATACTTAACAGGGCATTGTTTACTAAGTTAAATTCTGCAGAGTCATCTGGATAGAGAAAAAGTAGTGcagtgaatataaaataaatcttaaataccATTTGTTTCATTTCTAAACTTAATATTCAACATAGCTTTTCACAGATTACATTATCAGCAAACTTATATCTAAGCAATTTTCTCAAGTACCAAAAAGACACATTTCCTTATAAGGACAGAGAACCTGATCTAGCATACCTAGGAAACTTTTATGTAAAGATGGTACAATTATTGAACTACAGGAAACTGGGGGTAAAATTACGATGATGATGATGCATCAAAATTCCCAAGAGAATTCAGTCTTTACACccctgaaaacaaaattaaaaacaaaacaccaagaaTTACAAAATCAGAGGCAGGGGATATATATATAGCCCAGTGATACAGAGTTTTCTAAGTGAGGCCCTgcgttcaacccccaatacccctccaaacacaataaaataaaaattacataatcagAAGTCATTAAGTTTCAAATTACTGAAAAAGTTTAACCTCTGCAGTAGGATCTTTGGCACCCCATCCAAATAGACACTATTTCAGAGAGAAGTTATACAAAAAggtaataataaaatttcttacCTGTCTGCAAAAGTTGGGTTAGTATATCTGCCACTCGGGGAAGATTTTCTCCAGTGGCAAATTGAGGCAGCTCTTTAATTGCTTGGCGTCGAATCTGGGCATGATTTCAAACAGAAAATTAATCAAAGGCTGTTATCATCAAAAACAACAAATTCAGCTTTTTAAGAAAACTAATACCACAGAGAAACCATGTTAAGAAAAGTTATTAAAACATAAGATATGAGATTTTTagtgtttaaaaaatactttgctccaattttttcttttcttttctttttacggATAGGTGTCACTACATTGTCCAGGCTAGCAAGTTCTGGGAGAACTTCAGTTTTCCTGTCTTAATCTTTTGAGGAGCTGGAAATGACAGGTATGAGCACTGTGCTTGAACAAATCTGCTTCAAATTAATATCCAAATTTTACAGAATATGTCACCAAAATGTAGTGGAAAGGATGTTAAATATAATACCTGAGATTGGTGTAGGCAGATTTGAGATCGCAAATGTTTATATACAACTGTTTGGTTTTAACTACCTTTGGACATATAATACAGTCTTTAAAACAGCTTCTGTGGCAATGTCATACTCAGGAACTCTATTTTAGAATTTTCAGTACTGACTACTTAATACAGcacttatggttatgattaattCCAAATACTGATTTTAACTTATTAGGTttaacgttaaaaaaaaaaaaaaaaatcacacagggTTTACATCCAGggtttatattcatttatatgaaatgtttgaTTCATTGATTTCATTTGGAAAGCCAGGAGATAATACTTGAAAATTCTTAGAAACCTTTCATCAACAGCCAGAAATGCTAACAGTTAATTCTATTCCAGggagaaataatttcttcttattctagtaatcatatataattattacaTTGGCCAATTATTTTTCTGCCATGCAAAACATATAAGGGTGTTAAAACTGTATTAACTAACAGTCTAATTTTATAGCACAATGAATAACAATATATGAGAAAGATGTGAGCCACAAACCATTTTTAGTAGTGAGTAATgaacacaaaaaacaaatcattttGTGATTCTACGTATTTTTCACAACAAAAGGTGGTAAAAGAACTAATACATTTTCTTAAATGTAGATTTAAGCCTAGATATGGTGCAATACCAGGAAATGCTGTGATATTTTATTATGCACTGATATGATAACTATGATTTTATTATTCcaatataaaaacatttgaaagatTGTTGAAAAGTGTCAGTCATAAACTTACTGATACATCTTCATCCTCACAGAGGTCTAACTGTGCATTGATAGCAGAATCAGCCAATTCTGGAAAATGCTTAAAGAATTTAGGAATAAACTGAGCTGCTAATCGTTTTTCCTTTGTACCGCCTTTCACGCCATCCAATATCACTTGATAGGCATCTTTATGCTGAAAGAAAGAATGCAGCAGAAAAGAAGCATAATTTTGAAGAATGTGAATCTAAATACAACTTTAACAAACATGTTCAGGTctgctttaaatttttagaaGCTTAGAAATAAGacttatttttggaattttactGCTTATATCAGACACCTATTTTTCCACCTTGTTGCTTCTTCACCCATACCccgattttattttaattagggaaGAGACAAAGATAATTGCAATTTTAAGTGGAAAAAGCAAATAAGATTGTTAATATactaacattttttcattttagagatcATTAACTCTAGATTTGTGACTGTGTGATGCTTAAAAATGGTAATGAACACCACAGAATTCTCAAAGAATTGCGTTACATTTAATCatttacattaatttaaaaattaccccTATTTCCATTAGCACTTTGAAGAAGGtagaagaaatacatttctgaaaTTAAGCAATTTCAGGAAGGTTAGGAAGAACAGTTTAATTCTGCTTCATCTCTTAGGATATGGTAGTAACAACTTATTCTATAAATCCAGCCAAATTTGGAATCAGAGTCTAAAGTTACATAGTAGAATAACACATTCaagtcatttgtttcttttaaaaagaattcttaagTGCTCTAAATGGGAATACTCAACAAGTTCCTAATCCTTGTTACACAGCTGCCTCCAAACCAGTCCTCTTATTAAATGACATTGGTCAAGCTGGTAAGTAACagtgataaatacagaataagacCATACACAGAATAAGACCATACATATATCTTTTGTGTGAcatctgaataaaatttttaataaatgaaaaatgtccTTAAGAATTATAATCTTGATAGCAAATGTCACCCACAATTTAGTGTGCATTTACACTGTATAAGGAATGCACTAAGTGCTTTAGTCATATGAGCTTACATCATGCCATCAAGAGAGGAATGATTAACAAATATCCAGTAAACTGTAGAgtcagcaaaatattttataactatttttttccatGGACAATATTCTgttgaatggaaaaaaagaaagtaaaatgtaaaGTTATCAACACACTAAACAGAACACCAATTCctaaataagaaatttctgtGAAAAACATTTAGCTTCCTCATGAAATGCAGACATAACATCAGTCTTCAGGAGTTAttacttaaaaagtaaattacatatttttcagTGCAAAGGTTCAAAATATCATAGCTTATTTTTCTACCATTTCACATTCCTGTGGTTCACCGCACAGCTTCTAGTCAGATTTCATAAAATCAGTTTTGAACAGTTCTGACATCCCTACATTTTGCAGAGAACCACAAATCTAAAATTTCTATTCAAATTTAAAGCTTTACTTTTAAAGTAATGTGAAGAAATACCTTATATTATCTAAAATCATATGAAAAAATTGCTTACAGCAAACCTTCCCCAGGCCAATGAAAAAAACTTGGAATCAAATAAAAAGGAATCATTGGCAGGATTCAATGAAAGTCTACCAGGGACAGTGATACCTTGTCTACATTCCTCATGacaggtatttttattttctggtgaGAAAATCAAGGCTCACAGAAGTGAAATAATTTGTCCAGGGCCATGCAGCAAGTTGAGCAGATCCAGGACCCAAACACAGTTATGCTGGGCTCTATAGTCAAGAACTTGGCCTAACACCAATCTTCTTTAATTGGActgtttcaaatttattttctaggatcttatttaacaaaaaaaaggGGAAAGCACTTATCAGATGTAGGACCTTCAAAGGTAAAATTTAAGCCCTAAATATAGGCTCCATGCAGACACTTCAACTGGGACACAGCCTTGCAAATACAGTAGGACCTTTGGAAATTTAATACATTTCAACACATTCAAACCAGAATTCAAAGTTTCTACCATCAGTGGGTCTTAGTTTCATCAAATAATTTAGTGACTATTACTAATAAAGACTTCAAGCAATTACCCTTAATATGATGCAAAATAAAGTGTGCTCTTTCTTGTCAGTTCTTGGAGTAATTTTCTACAACAGTATAtagggaaaacttttttttttttttttttttaactaaacagAATTTAAGGTACAGTAGTTATTACTTGTGTTACTCAAAGTAGGAaacaaatgaaattgaaattctAAGTAATCACAGTGACTTAGTGACAGGTAGAATGTTACTAcaagaaaatattccaaataacATACAGTACTGATTATTTTTCGCATTCTAACACAATGGTATATTTCATTTAGACAGATAAATCTGTGATCCCAACAAGTTGAAATTGTAAACACTTTAATACATTTCTCAAGCTGCATACATTGgcatatttttaatatctaaaaataGAAACTTAAAAGAAACCTCTAAGATACTTTTAAGTAAAAAGTAAGGTACAGTTGGATCCACAATTTTTGTatgccttccttccctcctccttctctagAAAACACAAGACACACACATTCGTTCTCTCTCTCTACAAAAAAATTCATGGTAGTGACTTAAAACACATCCAATAGGCATAAGAGGTAGGTGATGTGCCAGGTAAAGCCATACTTAGGTCCATGATGCAGCCTCTCTGACATAAAACATTCTTTTAGAGAAGGATGGAGTTTCAACAAATACATTTCTTAAGtatgacataaaaagaaaatgtataagcTACATTACCACCTTCTGTCTTAAACTCAGTAAATCCAGTTTGTATGTGATGATAATACAGGCTGTTAATACTTCCACATATTACAGAGTACTTATGAACCTGGTCTGTACTTTAGCTTAATCATACAAAATAAAGCCACTGAAAGAGTGGTATTCATGAAATTAAAGTCAATAAAGCCCACACTGCTCTATATGAAGAGCCAATGTATTCAATGGGTAGGAGAccaagaggaaaaaggaagggtTAGGCATTATATAGATCTAATCTCAGATCAGCTTCACTGCCAATCCCTTTAACAGGTATCTGGTATGTTTTCTTAAACTTTTCAGATTTTTGACAATACAAAATTAagtatctaaatttaaaaattaagtaaattcacaaatattcataacaaaatttaaaataatggtgGACCACACCTTGCTTTATTATGGCCAGTGGGAAATGGTTAGAGAGAAATAGGAGCACAGCAAAGGAGGCAGAACTGAAGACAATCAACAGATGTGGGGGGAGGCTGAGTAAAGGGaacatagaagcaaaaaaaaaaaaaaaagaaatatgataagAGAAACTAGAAGGTTTTGGTTATTAATATTCCCTTAGAATTTACCATTTGTGACAGGCTTATTAGAAGATATATGTTCCTGTGTATGTCTAGAAAGTAAAAGTTCCCTTTGTCATTCATCAGAATCCTTGTACatttttttggtatatatatCTATCTGTTCCTTCTTTGTATGCATTTCTTCAACTTTGAGAAAGAAATGTCTACTGGAGGGCAAGGTAggtgcaaagagagaagcaaaaataaataaacaaatagatttaACTCAATCTCCAGAATATAACTTAGTAAAGGAATAAGAGAAGTCcacactgaaataaaatatacaaatctaAAGTACTATTAATAAATACAAACACAGTGCTAAGAAGGTTCAAAAAGATAAAGATATGATCTGCTTGATGAAACCTCAGAGGACTTGTactttccttatatattttgaggGCACACTCTAAAAGAAATG
It includes:
- the Api5 gene encoding apoptosis inhibitor 5 isoform X1 → MPTVEELYRNYGILADATEQVGQHKDAYQVILDGVKGGTKEKRLAAQFIPKFFKHFPELADSAINAQLDLCEDEDVSIRRQAIKELPQFATGENLPRVADILTQLLQTDDSAEFNLVNNALLSIFKMDAKGTLGGLFSQILQGEDIVRERAIKFLSTKLKTLPDEVLTKEVEELILTESKKVLEDVTGEEFVLFMKILSGLKSLQTVSGRQQLVELVAEQADLEQTFNPSDPDCVDRLLQCTRQAVPLFSKNVHSTRFVTYFCEQVLPNLSTLTTPVEGLDIQLEVLKLLAEMSSFCGDMEKLETNLRKLFDKLLEYMPLPPEEAENGENAGNEEPKLQFSYVECLLYSFHQLGRKLPDFLTAKLNAEKLKDFKIRLQYFARGLQVYIRQLRLALQGKTGEALKTEENKIKVVALKITNNINVLIKDLFHIPPSYKSTVTLSWKPVQKVEIGQKRANEDTTSGSPPKKSPAGPKRDARQIYNPPSGKYSSNLGNFNYEQRGAFRGSRGGRGWGTRGNRSRGRLY
- the Api5 gene encoding apoptosis inhibitor 5 isoform X2, with protein sequence MPTVEELYRNYGILADATEQVGQHKDAYQVILDGVKGGTKEKRLAAQFIPKFFKHFPELADSAINAQLDLCEDEDVSIRRQAIKELPQFATGENLPRVADILTQLLQTDDSAEFNLVNNALLSIFKMDAKGTLGGLFSQILQGEDIVRERAIKFLSTKLKTLPDEVLTKEVEELILTESKKVLEDVTGEEFVLFMKILSGLKSLQTVSGRQQLVELVAEQADLEQTFNPSDPDCVDRLLQCTRQAVPLFSKNVHSTRFVTYFCEQVLPNLSTLTTPVEGLDIQLEVLKLLAEMSSFCGDMEKLETNLRKLFDKLLEYMPLPPEEAENGENAGNEEPKLQFSYVECLLYSFHQLGRKLPDFLTAKLNAEKLKDFKIRLQYFARGLQVYIRQLRLALQGKTGEALKTEENKIKVVALKITNNINVLIKDLFHIPPSYKSTVTLSWKPVQKVEIGQKRANEDTTSGSPPKKSPAGPKRDARQIYNPPSGKYSSNLGNFNYERSLQGK